In Rhizophagus irregularis chromosome 12, complete sequence, a single window of DNA contains:
- a CDS encoding uncharacterized protein (SECRETED:cutsite_VHA-SP; SECRETED:prob_0.9190); SECRETED:SignalP(1-21), whose translation MKYFFLLVVLICIVHGLTVHASPLAEPDRLMKRCKTDGDCPSGKCTKDGTCDSVSINCCWMPPIYCCGPGR comes from the exons atgaaatattttttcttgcttGTTGTTCTTATTTGCATCGTCCATGGCCTAACAGTTCACGCATCACCtctag cTGAACCTGATCGTCTCATGAAACGCTGTAAAACTGATGGTGATTGCCCCAGCGGTAAATGTACTAAAGATGGAACATGCGATTCAGTGTCTATTAATTGTTGCTGGATGCCTCCTATTTATTGTTGTGGACCAGGTCGTTGA